One Euphorbia lathyris chromosome 1, ddEupLath1.1, whole genome shotgun sequence DNA segment encodes these proteins:
- the LOC136232726 gene encoding dolichol-phosphate mannose synthase subunit 3-like — protein sequence MKHIVKLLALVVVISALWVALLQTSVLPSSYTWLLPIYFVVSLGCYGLLMVGVGLMTFPTCPREALLLQQDIVEAKGYLKQRGVDVGSD from the exons ATGAAGCATATAGTTAAACTTCTGGCCTTAGTAGTTGTCATTTCAGCCTTATGGGTTGCCCTCTTACAAACTTCTGTTCTTCCTAGCAGTTATACCTGGTTG ctacccATTTATTTTGTTGTATCATTGGGGTGCTATGGTTTATTAATGGTTGGAGTTGGTTTGATGACATTTCCAACTTGCCCTCGAGAAGCTCTGCTATTGCAGCAG GATATTGTTGAGGCCAAAGGATATCTAAAGCAAAGAGGTGTTGATGTTGGTTCAGATTGA
- the LOC136232734 gene encoding uncharacterized protein — protein sequence MEGTGEAVDDQNSGWLQVKKKHRSTAKYSAQSLSGGYSGKNGSGYLPPQHSLNEKNVTLRGKCRSQLPKRGANLSIRGRNDVDNSASVSNGDGKGVSCPYSSANKEDIKLSQLLVTSSSAQGGDTHTCKISDINKSDLVPKIKWGDLEDDVLVLHNENASRADLRFCNTGDTNLMARNSGVSSCTALQETELLATSVDADNFPAQNIALANSEDIIGVNCEEVEISSMDMEMPLTNGKAVAPNEISNWEEIHNEHIIPADGNLSSACKLAETGMVLKLQVPFVAPEVNDSGFDLPSTSRNSSVTPHDSKSFLNEKGEPEISREASIEVKLQLPVVSSANESEYSTLPVTNGKSGTVVMPLGGVSLLPEKMDPEISRDSRVVLKLELPVIPEVNELQISEVSVTRVDSCPAESVSQDSKSITSEKWEPEISRHATLGVSAEDLGGPIDKTINKEMSKAQTISPLEEVDAGESKERFRERLWCFLFENLNRAVDELYLLCELECDVEQMKEAILVLEEAGSDFKELTTRVQEFENVKRSSSHLADGIPIPLKSDHRRPHALSWEVRRMTTSPHRAEILSSSLEAFKKIQVERANMLTANNRKPVVLKSSDHQQVFGDSIRKSAAKSDTTRSGRDCAIKSRRQSGNSDPTQSSLIGEKRNVEIGRSNKVNFSTNNRDQPHNLPSSDIHVSRFPSRDNSAAAGAGKNRIESEPDKLPHKKDKTFAEATIEKNLKSADPPQKQIPFYEKDKDKRNSSSWKSMDAWKEKRNWEDILSSPFRVSSRVSHSPGMSRRSAERARTLHDKLMSPEKKKKTALDLKKEAEEKHARAMRIRGELENERVQKLQRTSEKLNRVNEWQAVRTLKLREGMYARQQRSESRHEAFLAQVARRAGDESSKVNEVRFITSLNEENKKLILRQKLQDSELRRAEKLQVIKTKQKEDMAREEAALERRKLIEAEKLQRLAETQRKKEEAQVRREEERKASSAAREARAIEQLRRREERAKAQQEEAELLAQKLAERLSESEQRRKFYLEQIRERASMDFRDQSSPLLRRSTYKEGQGRSIPTNNGEVNQENGIAGVGGSALSTEMSSSLQHSLKRRIKKIRQRLMALKYGFSDPPVGSENVGIGYRTAIATARAKLGRWLQELQRLRQARKEGAASIGLITAEMIKFLEGKDLELQASRQAGLLDFIASALPASHTSKPEACQVTIHLLKLSRVLLSAPANQSYFLSQNLLPPMIPMLSTALENYIKIAASLNVPGTNLPSSKTSLEILESISEVLDNFLWIIATVMGHTSSDEREIQMRDGLLELLIAYQVVHRLRDLFALYDRPQVEGSPFPSSILLSIHLLVVLTCRHQSNSSINWEFSPIETVVESEIPEAKVAESADFVYFSHNTTCEDGRPQASLNGATVMSPLDVSEDKPLQDTCNVTNIDESLPIRKDGEKKPTHNLLELNDADISLRDVSDESQNPLMEKDKNHQANVGKTQKNNNILSMKQPLAFLLSAISETGLVSLPSLLTAVLLQANNRLSSEQGSYVLPSNFEEVATGVLKVLNNLALLDITFLQGMLARPDLKMEIFHLMSFLLSYCTGKWKVASDPVGLLLLESLLLLSNFALFHLENQAVLRWGKSPTILHKVCDLPFVFFSDPELMPVCGGLLVAACYGCKQNKSVVLQELSMDMLLSLLMSCRNALLSVRINPSSENLLTEDSGESNQQSFEPKKSFAETLSRSNRCSIRSTRVSLGRGSFSGYGIKGSKIRSQKDCKASKMGEEMALKHNQLAPETSMMLHCRFPSSFIDRAEQFFSAEVTNAGEV from the exons ATGGAGGGCACTGGAGAGGCAGTGGATGATCAGAACTCAGGATGGCTTCAAGTGAAAAAG AAGCATAGAAGTACAGCCAAGTATTCAGCACAGAGTTTGTCTGGAGGATATTCAGGAAAAAACGGTTCTGGTTATCTGCCTCCTCAGCACTCGTTGAATGAAAAAAATGTAACTTTGCGTGGTAAGTGCAGATCCCAGCTTCCCAAGAGAGGAGCAAATCTATCCATACGTGGCCGTAATGATGTTGATAATTCTGCTTCAGTGTCAAATGGGGATGGAAAGGGTGTGTCATGCCCTTATTCTTCAGCAAATAAAGAAGATATTAAGTTGTCACAACTGCTCGTTACTAGTTCCAGTGCTCAAGGTGGTGATACACATACATGTAAAATATCAGATATTAACAAGTCTGATTTGGTTCCCAAAATCAAATGGGGTGATTTAGAGGATGATGTTTTGGTACTCCATAATGAAAATGCATCTCGAGCTGATCTCAGATTCTGTAATACTGGAGATACTAATTTAATGGCTAGGAACTCTGGAGTTTCTTCTTGCACTGCCCTTCAAGAAACAGAATTACTTGCAACATCAGTGGATGCAGATAACTTTCCTGCTCAGAATATTGCACTGGCTAACAGCGAAGATATAATTGGAGTGAATTGTGAAGAGGTGGAAATTTCTTCGATGGATATGGAAATGCCATTAACAAATGGCAAAGCGGTTGCTCCAAATGAAATTTCAAACTGGGAGGAAATCCACAATGAACATATTATACCTGCAGATGGTAATTTAAGTTCTGCTTGTAAATTAGCTGAGACTGGGATGGTATTGAAACTTCAGGTGCCTTTTGTTGCGCCTGAGGTAAATGATTCAGGATTTGACTTACCTAGTACTAGTAGGAATTCATCAGTGACTCCACATGACAGCAAGTCATTTCTCAATGAAAAGGGCGAACCTGAAATTTCTAGGGAGGCTAGCATAGAGGTGAAACTTCAGTTGCCTGTTGTATCTTCAGCAAATGAATCAGAATATTCTACATTACCAGTTACAAATGGGAAGTCTGGAACAGTGGTGATGCCCCTGGGTGGCGTATCACTTCTACCTGAAAAGATGGATCCTGAAATTTCTAGAGATTCTAGGGTTGTATTGAAACTAGAGTTGCCTGTTATACCAGAGGTGAATGAGTTACAAATTTCTGAAGTATCAGTTACACGTGTAGACTCATGTCCTGCAGAATCAGTTTCCCAGGATAGCAAGTCAATTACAAGTGAAAAGTGGGAACCTGAAATTTCTAGACATGCCACATTAGGAGTGTCTGCTGAAGACTTAGGAGGTCCAATtgataaaacaataaataaagaAATGTCAAAAGCCCAGACTATTAGTCCTCTTGAAGAAGTTGATGCTGGTGAAAGCAAAGAAAGGTTCAGAGAACGACTTTGGTGCTTTTTGTTTGAGAATCTTAACAGGGCTGTTGATGAACTTTACCTTCTCTGTGAGCTGGAATGCGATGTGGAGCAAATGAAAGAGGCCATTCTTGTTCTTGAAGAGGCTGGATCTGATTTTAAAGAACTGACTACTCGAGTGCAGGAGTTTGAGAATGTGAAAAGGTCCTCTTCTCACTTAGCTGATGGAATTCCTATCCCTTTAAAGTCTGACCATCGCAGGCCACATGCTCTCTCATGGGAG GTTCGGAGAATGACTACTTCACCTCACAGAGCAGAGATTCTCTCGTCATCTCTTGAGGCTTTTAAGAAAATTCAAGTAGAACGAGCTAACATGCTTACAGCTAATAACAGAAAGCCCGTGGTTCTCAAGTCTTCTGATCACCAGCAGGTGTTTGGTGATAGTATAAGGAAGTCAGCAGCAAAAAGTGATACAACACGCAGTGGTAGAGATTGTGCAATAAAATCAAGAAGACAAAGCGGAAATTCAGATCCAACTCAAAGTAGCTTAATTGGTGAGAAGCGGAATGTTGAAATAGGCAGGTCCAACAAAGTGAACTTTTCAACAAATAATCGTGACCAACCTCATAACTTGCCCTCGTCGGATATCCATGTATCTCGGTTTCCTTCTAGGGATAATTCTGCTGCTGCTGGGGCTGGAAAGAACAGAATAGAATCAGAGCCAGATAAGCTACCGCATAAGAAAGATAAAACATTTGCAGAAGCTACTAttgagaaaaatttaaaatctgcAGACCCCCCTCAGAAGCAGATTCCTTTTTATGAAAAGGATAAAGACAAGAGGAATTCATCTTCATGGAAATCAATGGATGCATGGAAGGAGAAGAGGAACTGGGAGGACATACTGTCATCTCCTTTCCGTGTCTCATCCCGTGTATCACATTCACCTGGTATGAGCAGAAGAAGTGCTGAGCGTGCACGCACTCTGCATGACAAACTAATGTCCCctgagaagaaaaagaaaactgcTCTGGATTTgaaaaaagaagcagaagaaaagCATGCACGGGCTATGAGGATCAGAGGTGAGTTGGAGAATGAAAGAGTTCAAAAACTTCAGCGAACCTCTGAAAAATTAAATCGTGTAAATGAGTGGCAGGCAGTCCGTACTTTGAAGTTACGAGAGGGAATGTATGCTCGACAACAGCGTAGTGAATCTCGTCATGAAGCTTTTCTAGCTCAAGTTGCGAGGAGGGCTGGTGATGAAAGCAGTAAAGTTAATGAGGTTCGCTTCATCACCTCCttgaatgaagaaaataaaaagcttATATTGCGCCAGAAACTTCAAGACTCCGAGTTGAGGAGAGCTGAGAAACTTCAAGTGataaaaacaaaacagaaagaGGATATGGCCAGAGAAGAAGCTGCATTAGAACGAAGAAAACTCATTGAAGCTGAGAAGTTGCAGCGGCTTGCTGAGACACAGCGAAAAAAGGAAGAGGCTCAAgttagaagagaagaagaaCGCAAAGCATCGAGTGCAGCCCGTGAAGCAAGGGCAATTGAACAGCTTCGAAGGAGGGAGGAACGAGCCAAAGCTCAGCAAGAGGAGGCTGAACTGTTGGCACAGAAGTTAGCTGAGAGACTTAGTGAAAGTGAACAACGTCGCAAGTTTTACTTGGAACAAATACGGGAGAGAGCATCTATGGATTTCAGGGATCAGTCTTCACCTTTATTGCGACGATCTACATACAAGGAAGGTCAAGGCCGATCCATACCAACTAATAATGGTGAAGTGAATCAAGAAAATGGTATTGCAGGTGTAGGAGGTTCTGCTCTTTCAACAGAAATGAGTAGCTCATTGCAACATTCACTAAAGCGACGAATCAAGAAGATTCGACAGAGACTTATGGCTTTGAAGTATGGATTTTCAGATCCTCCAGTTGGTTCTGAAAATGTCGGCATTGGATATAGAACTGCAATTGCAACTGCGAGAGCAAAACTTGGGAGGTGGCTTCAAGAACTTCAAAGACTTAGACAAGCAAGAAAAGAAGGGGCTGCAAGCATTGGCCTAATAACTGCTGAAATGATCAAG TTTTTGGAGGGAAAGGACCTGGAGCTTCAGGCTTCTCGACAAGCTGGTCTACTTGATTTCATTGCTTCTGCACTGCCTGCTTCTCATACATCAAAACCCGAAGCTTGCCAAGTTACTATACACCTTCTAAAACTTTCGAGAGTACTCCTATCTGCACCTGCCAACCAAAGTTATTTTCTTTCTCAAAATCTTTTACCCCCAATGATCCCCATGCTATCTACAGCGCTTGAAAACTATATAAAGATTGCTGCGTCTTTAAATGTACCTGGGACCAACTTGCCATCAAGTAAAACATCACTAGAAATTCTTGAGTCAATCTCTGAAGTGCTGGATAATTTTTTGTGGATTATTGCAACTGTTATGGGCCACACTAGTTCTGATGAACGAGAAATCCAAATGCGAGATGGCTTGCTGGAGCTGTTGATTGCTTACCAGGTTGTTCACCGACTGCGGgatctttttgctctttatgACAGACCTCAAGTGGAAGGATCACCATTTCCTTCTTCTATTCTCCTAAGTATACATCTTTTGGTGGTTTTAACATGCAGGCACCAAAGTAACAGCTCCATCAATTGGGAATTTTCTCCAATAGAAACAGTGGTAGAATCTGAAATTCCAGAAGCCAAAGTGGCAGAAAGTGCAGATTTTGTGTATTTCTCTCATAATACAACTTGTGAAGATGGTAGACCTCAGGCATCGTTAAATGGTGCTACTGTTATGTCCCCTCTAGATGTATCAGAGGATAAACCGTTACAGGATACATGCAATGTGACTAACATTGATGAGTCATTACCCATCAGAAAAGATGGTGAAAAGAAGCCAACTCATAATTTATTAGAGTTGAATGATGCTGATATCAGCTTGAGGGATGTTTCAGATGAATCTCAGAATCCCCTGATGGAGAAGGATAAAAATCACCAAGCCAATGTGGGCAAAACTCAAAAGAACAATAACATATTGAGCATGAAGCAACCCTTAGCTTTTCTTCTTTCTGCTATATCTGAAACTGGACTAGTCAGCCTTCCTTCTCTGCTGACAGCTGTACTGTTGCAGGCGAATAATAGATTGTCCTCTGAGCAG GGCTCATATGTTCTTCCATCTAATTTTGAAGAGGTGGCAACTGGGGTGCTCAAGGTTTTGAAcaatttggctcttttggataTTACATTTTTGCAGGGAATGCTA GCAAGGCCGGACCTGAAAATGGAAATTTTCCATTTGATGAGTTTTCTTCTTTCTTATTGCACAGGCAAATGGAAAGTAGCTAGTGACCCG GTTGGGTTACTTCTTCTTGAATCTCTATTGCTTCTTAGTAATTTTGCTTTGTTCCACCTAGAAAATCAAGCTGTGCTTCGGTGGGGAAAGAGTCCTACTATACTCCACAAG GTTTGCGATCTGCCATTTGTGTTCTTCAGTGATCCTGAGCTGATGCCTGTTTGTGGTGGATTGCTTGTTGCTGCCTGTTATGGGTGTAAGCAGAACAAGTCTGTGGTTTTGCAAGAATTGAGTATGGATATGCTACTTTCCTTGTTAATGTCCTGCAGAAATGCTCTTTTGTCTGTTCGAATTAATCCATCTTCAGAGAATTTGCTAACTGAAGATTCTGGTGAAAGCAATCAGCAGAGTTTTGAACCTAAAAAATCTTTTGCGGAGACTCTATCAAGATCTAATCGTTGCAGCATCAGAAGTACAAGAGTTTCTTTGGGGAGAGGGAGCTTTTCAGGATATGGCATCAAAGGTAGCAAAATAAGAAGCCAAAAAGATTGCAAAGCATCCAAAATGGGTGAAGAAATGGCTTTGAAGCACAACCAACTAGCTCCTGAAACTTCTATGATGCTGCATTGTAGATTCCCTAGTAGCTTCATTGACAGAGCAGAGCAGTTCTTTTCAGCAGAGGTTACAAATGCAGGTGAAGTTTAA